The Thermodesulfobacteriota bacterium genome contains a region encoding:
- a CDS encoding glyceraldehyde 3-phosphate dehydrogenase NAD-binding domain-containing protein: METTLGINGFGRIGKLSLWHHIGRKYFKEIVINIGREVGTSLEDIAHYVERDSTYGLLRQYLYGYQAKPVISELNQEKGSMIIDGILVTFLRSSRNPAKIEWKDSGVKLVIDTTGQFLDPTLPGDHPKGSARGHFKAGAEKVITSAPFKIKEKGKPMPEDAVTTVMGINASDYDPRKHRIISNASCSTTCLAHMIKPILNYFGPKKILSASMATVHAATGSQQVLDRLPKQGKTDLRKNRSIMNNIILTTTGAANALRLVIPEMDKIGFIAESVRIPTVTGSIIILVLDLQEEISGESVRREMINDIYRQAAEDDPSGYLHFSEKQNVSCDIIGTPRAATVIEGHETHTRTAEVSIDLKTVPGVEKEVMSALNNTMLRIPITQAVIYGWYDNEMGSYVNILGDRTVTIAETM, encoded by the coding sequence ATGGAAACGACACTTGGCATAAACGGATTCGGTAGAATCGGTAAGCTGTCTCTCTGGCACCATATCGGACGAAAATATTTCAAAGAAATTGTCATCAATATTGGCCGCGAGGTGGGGACTTCTTTAGAGGATATCGCTCATTACGTGGAAAGGGATTCCACTTACGGCCTGCTCCGTCAATATTTATACGGCTATCAAGCAAAACCGGTAATCAGCGAGTTGAATCAAGAAAAAGGCTCGATGATCATAGATGGTATTTTGGTTACTTTTCTAAGATCTTCCAGGAATCCTGCCAAAATCGAATGGAAAGACAGCGGCGTAAAACTGGTTATAGACACCACCGGCCAGTTCCTTGACCCCACCCTGCCTGGCGATCATCCAAAAGGATCTGCAAGGGGCCACTTTAAAGCAGGTGCTGAAAAGGTCATTACTTCCGCACCGTTTAAAATCAAAGAAAAGGGAAAACCGATGCCGGAAGATGCGGTCACAACAGTCATGGGGATCAATGCCAGTGACTACGATCCCAGAAAGCATAGAATTATTTCCAATGCATCCTGCAGTACCACCTGCCTGGCACATATGATTAAGCCGATTCTTAATTATTTTGGTCCTAAAAAGATTTTAAGTGCGTCCATGGCCACCGTTCATGCGGCCACAGGGTCACAGCAGGTGCTGGACCGTCTGCCCAAACAGGGGAAAACCGATTTAAGAAAAAACAGAAGCATAATGAATAATATCATTTTAACCACCACCGGTGCGGCCAACGCATTACGGCTGGTGATTCCCGAAATGGACAAAATCGGCTTTATTGCAGAATCGGTCAGAATCCCCACAGTTACCGGCTCAATCATTATACTGGTCTTGGATCTTCAGGAAGAAATAAGCGGGGAGTCCGTACGCCGGGAAATGATTAATGACATATACAGGCAGGCTGCAGAAGATGACCCGTCCGGCTACCTGCATTTTTCAGAAAAGCAGAATGTTTCCTGTGACATTATCGGAACACCAAGAGCGGCCACCGTTATTGAAGGACACGAAACCCATACCCGTACCGCAGAGGTAAGCATAGACCTTAAAACGGTTCCAGGGGTAGAAAAAGAAGTGATGTCTGCGTTAAACAATACCATGCTCAGGATTCCGATCACACAGGCCGTTATATACGGCTGGTACGACAATGAGATGGGAAGTTATGTGAACATACTGGGGGACAGAACGGTGACAATCGCCGAGACGATGTAG
- a CDS encoding peptidylprolyl isomerase codes for MKKGVIGAGLILFVLVATGWSLETKETKNIMCIIQTSMGNIEVELFQNDAPKTVANFIGLADGTKEFTDTHTGKKVKKSFYDGLIFHRVIKDFMLQGGCPQGDGRGGPGYSFADEIDAVALGLDKIKAIDPKKGPHPYLMIRSQEDYHRTIVSPLFKSLGITSQEELDKRKEEVADRLRSLTLKQAYENMGYSYSDKGSPHPPVRGSLAMANSGPDTNGSQFFINLVDTNWLTGKHTVFGRVIKGMDVVDKIGAVKVGAGSKPVDEVKIISIRRKVSN; via the coding sequence ATGAAAAAAGGTGTAATCGGAGCCGGATTGATTTTATTCGTTTTAGTGGCAACCGGATGGAGCCTGGAGACAAAGGAGACCAAGAATATTATGTGTATCATTCAAACCAGTATGGGCAATATCGAAGTGGAACTGTTTCAAAACGATGCCCCCAAGACGGTGGCCAATTTCATTGGGCTGGCTGACGGCACCAAGGAATTTACCGATACCCACACCGGCAAAAAGGTTAAAAAATCTTTTTACGATGGTCTGATATTTCACCGGGTAATCAAGGACTTCATGCTTCAGGGTGGTTGTCCGCAGGGCGATGGCAGGGGCGGACCGGGATACTCCTTTGCCGATGAAATCGATGCCGTGGCTCTGGGTCTTGATAAAATAAAGGCCATAGACCCTAAAAAGGGCCCGCACCCTTATTTAATGATTCGCAGCCAGGAAGATTACCACCGAACCATTGTTTCGCCATTATTTAAAAGTTTGGGAATCACTTCCCAGGAAGAACTTGATAAAAGAAAGGAAGAAGTTGCCGACAGGCTAAGATCCCTTACTCTTAAACAGGCTTATGAAAATATGGGCTATTCGTACTCGGACAAGGGATCTCCCCACCCTCCGGTGCGAGGCTCTCTGGCCATGGCCAATTCAGGCCCAGATACCAACGGCTCTCAGTTTTTTATCAACCTGGTGGATACCAATTGGCTGACCGGAAAACATACCGTGTTCGGCAGGGTGATCAAGGGCATGGATGTGGTTGATAAAATAGGAGCGGTCAAAGTCGGTGCCGGAAGCAAGCCGGTTGATGAGGTAAAGATTATTTCGATACGGCGGAAAGTCTCCAACTAG